CAATGGCTTCTGGCACTGGATATGGAAATATAACATCCCCGTTGTAATTTGTGAAGGAGCCAAAAAAGCCGGGGCATTGCTCACCCTTGGCTATGCGGCGATCGCCCTCCCTGGAGTCAACGGTGGCTACCGCAGCCCTAAAGATGAACTGGGGCAACCCACCGGGGAAAAACATTTAATTCCAGACCTGCAACACTTCGCCACACTGGGACGTAAATTTACCATCTGCTTTGACCACGACACCAAGCCAGAAACAATTCAACGGGTCAACATTGCCATTGCCCAAACCACTAAGCTGTTAACGGCTTGTGGCTGTCAAGTCCTCATTACCGAGTGGAATTATCCCGAAAAGGGCATTGATGATTTAATCATTGCCAGGGGGTCAGATGTCGCCCATGAAGTGATAAGCCTTGCACTCACATTAGAGCAATGGCAGGTGAAAAGCTACAATCGCCTGTCCTATGAGCCTGCGTTGACCCTGAATCAGCGTTATCTAGGAGAATTAGCAATCCCTGATGAGGCTAAACTGATTTTGCTCAAATCCCCCAAAGGCACAGGTAAAACCGAGTCATTGATCGCCATTGTTGCCGAAGCGATCTCCTGCGGTCAACCAGTGCTACTGTTATCTCACCGAGTACAGTTAGCCCAAGCCCTAGCCGACCGTTTAGGCATTCCCTACATTAGCGAAGTCAGAAACAGCGAAACTGGCATTTTACTCGGCTTTGCCTTGTGTGTTGACAGTTTACATCCTTATGGACAAGCCAGATTTAACGCCCTTCATTGGAAAAACCCCCTAGTGATCATTGACGAATCAGAGCAGGTAATTTGGCATTTACTCTCTGCCACCACCGAAGTGAAAAAACATCGGGTTGAAGTCCTTAACCAACTAAGACAGCTGTTCAAGAATACCCTTGCCCCTGGTCGCGGCAGAATTATCTTGGCTGATGCTGATTTATCGGATTTATCCGCCGAGATGATCATGGGTCTAGCAGAAACCAAAGTTAGCCCTTGGGTAGTAGTCAACACTTGGAAGGGTCAGCCAGTGAACATTTACCACTACAGACAGACTACACCTATCTGCTGGTTAGCTGCCCTAGAAGCTCATATTAAAACGGGGGGTAAGCCGTTTATTGCCGTTGACGCTCAAAAAGCCAAATCTAAATGGGGAACCAAGGTTTTAGAGGCGAAGTTAAAGAAAAAATTCCCCGACCGCAAAATACTTCGCATTGACTCCGAAAGCATTGCCGACCCAGAACACGAAGCTTATGGCTGCATTGAGCGCCTGAATGCAGTGCTAATGGAATATGACATTGTGCTGGCTTCCCCTTCCATTGGTACAGGGGTGAGCATCGACATTAGAGGGCATTTTACCAGCGTTTGGGGATGCTTCCAGGGAGTTGCCCCAGAAAATGCTACTCGCCAAGCTTTAGCCCGTGTCCGTGAGCAAGTAGAGCGCCATTTGTGGGTTGGCCGTCACGGAATCGGCAAGGTGGGGAATGGAGGAACGAACCTTAAATCACTCCTGGCTAGTGAACATCAATGCTTTAAAGCTCATCTGAGGCTGTTACAGGATGCTTCATTGGTAATAGATGATGAAATCAACATCAACCGCACTGCTTTGGCCATTTTCGGTAAAATGTCTTGTCGGATTAATGCTGGGATGATTCATTACCGGGAGTCGGTGCTGTCAGCATTAACCGAGGAGGGCCACAACATTATCGATGTTGATGACAACACAAGAAGAATCATATTAGAAAAACTGATTACTAAGCAAAGAAATGACCTGTACAATGCCGAGTGTGAGGATGTCTGTGCTGCTGATACCAGCCAATTGACCCCGGCTAAATATGAGGCATTACAACAACAACGCTCTAAAACCACGACTGAACGCAACATTGAACGCAAATACAAGCTCGAACAGCGTTATGGCGTGGAAGTTACCCCGGAACTGGTGAAAAAGGACGATACTGGCTATTATCCACAATTGAGGCTGTGTTATTACCTAACATTAGGCAGGGAGTATGTTGCCGAGCGCGACCGCAAGCTAGGGGAAAAGATGCTTCAAGCTAAAAGCGCATGGCTACCGGATTTTAACGGCGGCCAGAAGAGTTTGGTGATTCATGCCTTAGAAATGTTCAACATCCCCAATTTCATCAAAGGCGATCGCTCATTCAGGGGGACTGATGAGGACTTGGTAGAGATGGCTAACAATGCTCTAGGAGTAAAATGGCAAGTCAAAACCGTGCTAGATATTACCTTAAATGATAATGACAGCCCCATCGTCATCTTGCGCCGCTTTCTGAAGAAGATAGGGCTGAAACTTAAATATAAGGGTCGAGATGGCACAGGAGATCGCCAACGAATTTATCATGTGGTTGGTGCTGACGATGGACGTGAGCAAATCTTCCAGTACTGGCTGGCTAAAGAGAAAGAGAAAGCCGCAGCTTAACAATAATTCCAATTCTCCACCCAACTAAATAGCTGTGCGGCGTTGTAGTCCTTTGATTACAGCTAGTTTCGCCGTGCGTTGATTACGTCTAATCCGCGTTTTTAGAGAGCTAGTAAGCTTAACAATTTGAAAGTTGACGAAAATACAATCTCAAAATGCCAGTTTTTTGTCACGTCCACTAACGGTAATTAAATAGATAAACAAGTTTACTGGACAAGTAATAAAATCCAATCCTCATAAACACCTCAAACCCCCAATATTTCATATACAGTGTTGGGGCGGCTGGGGCTTAATGCCTCCCCTTGCATTGGTAATGTGCTTGATACTCTGTTTTACAGCAGGGAAGCACAGACAATACTGCTATGTAAGGTATTTATAATGTGCTTTTACCGTAAAAAGCATTGTTAGCACATTAATAATACTGCTATCTAGAGTTTAAATAATGTGTCAATAAGGTATTCCACATTAATAGTGCATAACAATTACTGCTAAATACGGCATAAGCAATGTGTAAATGCCGTGTTTAACATTAGTAGTGCATGAAAATTACTGCACTCTCATGTACAGCCCATGTGTAAAAGCAGTAGTAGTTTTAGAACCAACGATTTTTGTAGTATTTCCGGCTCAAAAAACTGGCCAAAAATTTTTGCGTACTGTGCGAGGGTTCAAATCAAAAAAACTTGATATTCCATTAACATGGTTCTGACATGAAACCACCATAGATTTACCAAGGATTTAACAGAGCTTGGTTGAGGGGATAATTTTCCTGACCATGAATTTCACATGGAATTGACTAGGATGTAACATGAAAATCCCCTGGTTTTACCATAGATTGCACATAAAACTGACATGGCATACCGAACAGTTTTATTACCTAAAATTAGCCATACTGAGAAAAGCTTTTTTCACTAACCCTGCCCTTGAGTGTTGGACTGCGGCGGGAAAAATTTTGGACGCTCGCCAGAACCTAACTGCCAACCTGTGACTTTCACCAAATATTTCTCTTCAGAGAGCCTCTCGGTTTCAGCCAGCCGCTTTAAAGTAGTAGCGGTCATGTCTAGACGGCGCATGATTTCGGTTTTACTCAACCCCTCCCTGGCTTCCTTAACAGAGTAGATAAACTGACCGCCCTCAATGCTGGTGTTCTCTGCCAGATGCTCCTCAACCCCACTCGCTAGGCTAATAGCTCCAGCTGCGATGAGGGCTTCCCTTAACTGCTGCATCTGCTGTTCTAGCATTGCCAACCTAGACGGGAGATTCTGTTGCTCTAGCGCTGCCACTCTAGGGCCAATGTCGGTATTTCCCAATGGGCGACCGTCTTTTTGCAGGAAGTGTTCGACAATCAGCGAGACAGCAGAGGAGACAGAGCGTTGGTAATTGTCACCCATCCACTTCTTGAGTTGCTCATGCACATCCTTGGGTAAATAGGCTGTGACTTGTACGCTCTTGCTATCAGCTTCATCCATACGTTGCCCCCACGGTTTTTTAATGTGTATGCAATGTGTATGTGCAGTGGAATGCTTTACTCAAGCATTGCCAATACTGCATTTCACTGTACTAATAATGTAGCAAGTGCTGTTAAATGCTGTAGTACAGCGGTGTGAACGCTTCTACACGAGACATCGCCAAAAAAGCAGGTATTTCTGAAGCTGTTATCTATCAACGTTTTGGTACAAAGGAAGACTTGTTTTTCGCAGCCATGAAGTGAAGAGAAGCCCAACTTGACTTGATTTTCGATATTCAACCAGGTTTGGCGGATGTAGTCAAAAACCTTGAGTATGTAAGTCGGAAAATTATTGAATACTTCCGCGAGGTAATGCCAATATTTTTGACACTCATCAGCCACCCATCGTTCACCATGCAAACTTTTCTTGCACGGCATAGTGTACCTGCCGTACAACTTAGTCTTTAGCTGATGGATTATCTGATAGCTGAGTCCAAGTTAGGTCGAGTGAGCAAAGATAAAATTGCCGTTGCTATTAATGTTTTACTTTCACACTTACATAACATTGCATTGTACGAAAGTATTGGAGTACCTAAAGAAGCACAAATCCATGATGCTGTAGCTGATGCGCTCTTCGTTTTATGGTCGGGCTTGAGTCCGTAATGTAATGAAGAGAGAAAATCTATGAACTTCATTTGAAAAAGATTAATTGCCTCAATCCGGCGTGCTTGTAAAGTCCGCTTGTGATTTTTCTATCTACCCATATCCATTAAATTAAATTGACGATTATTGCTATTTATCATTTAATCTACTATTTTCAAGGAGTAGCGAAATTTAATTCTAAAAGCGGTGAAAATTCCGTGTTCAGCTATTGGTAAAAACCAATGCTCAATAGCGGCAAGTGCCGTAGCGTGATATTACCCAAAATCTCTCGTGTTGCTGCCCCAATCCGGTTACACTCGTCCTCGGCTCTCCCCCGAAATCTGGGCTAGAAGCAAGCCGTGTCTTTTGCCTGCGGCAAACCTCGCTCCGCTCGGACAACAGGCTTGCCAAAGGGGGAAGTATCCCCGCTTTGGAAACCCCCTCTCGCTGTGTTGCAGTTATGCGCCCAAAACTGTCAAAAAACCTGCTGCGTAACAAGACATTAGAAGCTCGTGTTAATGCAATCGAACACGAGATGATTAAGCAAAAAGCACAAGACGCTGGACTATCGATAGCTGAGTTTACAAGACGTAGTGTTTTATTAAAACCATTGCCAAGGCGACTGAGCAAAATAACCCTCTTCACATATAGAGAATTAGTCCGCATTGGCAACAACATTAATCAACTCACTAGAGCAACAAACGCCGCCCTAAAAATGGGAGTGCGACCACCAGCAAATCCATCCCAACTAGAAGAATTGCGAAATCTTCTACAGCAAATTGGTCGGGAATTATCTTCTATTGAAACTGAAGTCACTGATGATGATGACATTGACGATGAAGATAACGAAGAGTGGGAGTAAAAATGATTGGCAACCAAACCAAAGGTAAAAGCTTCCGTGGACTCTTGGAATATTTAGAGAATCGAGAAGATTCATCTTTAATCGGCGGTAATATGTTCGGGAGAAATGCTAGAGAACTGTCTAGAGAATTTCGACTATCTCGACAACTCAATCCAGAAGCTCTTAAAGTAGTTCACCATGTTTCACTTTCACTAAGCCCAGGCGAACAGCTAGACAATGATACTTGGTGCGAGATAGCAGAGAAATATATGGAAGCAATGGGTTACATATCTAACCAATATGCCATCTATCGCCACAGTGACCGCGACCATGATCATATACACATTTGCGCTAGTAGAATCAGTTTGGATGACGGCAAGATTACGAGTGATAGCTGGGAGTATGTACGTTCAGAAAAAATCATTCGCCAGCTAGAGCGAGAATATGGTTTACAGCCGACTATTAGTAGTAAAGAAAAACTTAACCGCGCCCCAAGCATAGGACAACAGCGCCGATTGGAAAGAGAGCAACTGGAGTACGAGCAGGGTGAGAGAAACACGCCGCCACAACAGCCAATTAAAACCCAACTAATTGAACTAATCGACCGCGCCACAATAGATAAACCGACCATGCCCCAACTGGTGGAACGATTGCAGCTAAAAGGTGTAGAAGTGCGCCACGGTGTAACACGCAATGGCAAAAGTAAAGGCATCTCTTATTCGTGGAATGAGCAGAAATTTAGCGGTACATCTTTGGGGCCTGCCTATACCTTTCCTGGACTGCAAAAACATAAATCTATTGACTATCAGCCTCAACGCGATGACGAGCGGATTGAGTATCTGTTGAACAATCGTGTCGGGCGAGCAGTTGACAACCTTGAACTCATAAATGCGATCGCTGATTTTATTGAACAGTCAGCAGCCGAGTCAACCTTGGTGGAAACTTTACCACAATTAATAGAACAACTGTCCGTGTATGAGCAGCAGTTAGAACAAGGAAGAACCACATTAGATGACCTGCGACCGGCAATTGCTCAAAAGGAGCAACAGCTTTCATCTCAAACAACAGTGGATGCAATCGCTCAAAATAAAGCTCAACCTTTAACCACCGATAAACCAAAGCCAAAAGAAAATTCTTTAGCCGAGTTATATAAGTATTACAGTACCGAATTGCCAAACTTATTATTGACTGACCGAGACAAAGAAATTGCTAATAGAGCGTTATTAGATAATCGGCCAGTAAAAGAAGTTGAAGAAATTATATTAGCCAGTCCCGCCCGATGGACTACTGAGGAAGCTAAAGCATTAGTTTTAATCGCTAACAATCAACTGGCATCTAATAAAGAGCAGATACAAACTAAAGCAGGGGTAGCTGGGGGAGAGGTGCAGCACTTGGAGAAAGAATTATCCCTCAATTACTCTCTTTCCTCCCCTGCCTCCTCAGCTTCCCCTGCTCCCCCAGCCCTGCCATTTACGCCACCATCAGAAGATGAGAAGCTATGGCCTGCATTAAAAAATTACCTGACTCAACAACGCGGCATCTCGTCAAATTTAGTCGAAACATTACATCGTAAAGGTTTGGGTTACATAGACCAGCAGCGAAAAGTTGTATTTATCAAGCGTGATCTCAATGGTGAAAAATCAGGCGCACTGGTTTGGGACACCCCAAAGCAAGATGATCGCTGTTCGCAGAACAGCGAAAACACCCAATCAAGACAGAGTTGGTTTCACATCAACTTGGGTAGAGAAACAGACGATAAAATCGAGAGAGTATTTTTGTGCGACTCACCCATTGATGCACTGACGTTAGCACATATGGATATGAATGCACACAAGGGGCTGCCACCAGTCAAAACAATGTACTTGGTAGTGGATGACCCGGATAACTTGCCATTAGAATTCCTCAAAAATATCAGCAGAATTGGGCTGGCATTTAGTAAAGATGACCAAGGTAAAGAAACAGCCAAAACTGTATTAAAATTGTTGCCCCAAAGTAAGCAACTTCCACCCAATAATCACAGTTGGAATGAGGATTTGCTAGAAATACTGCACATAGAGCAGGAGAAACGCAGACAGCAGCAGCGCGGTTTAAGTCGGTAATCTCATGTTGCGCCGACGAACTCGTTGCCGCTTCGCTCGACTCTTGCGGTAGCAGGGACGGGCAGAATGATTACTGGTTGGGCTAACTAGATCCACAAGCCCGCCCCTGCTACTCCACTTTGTCGCAAGAGTCGCAACGATTTCTTGAATCTGGTATGCCAATACTCTCCAGCCAACAGCAATAACTCAAATCAAAAAAAAATCTGAATTTTTTATCCGCTAATGTTTTCAGGGTTTACATTGCGGCTAATGACTGGCTGAACACTTTTGCACCATTTTGGTGTAATTATTGCACCAATCCCTTGTTTGAGTGTATACTATCGTGTAGCAGCAGATTTGCCTTATTTCCCTAATCCAAAACTAAAATCTAAAATCTAACACTGAAACTAACATTTAATCTCAACACTGAAACTAACATTTAATCTCAACACTGAAACTAACATTTAATCTCAACACTGAAACTAACATTTAATCTCAACACTGAAACTAACATTTAATCTCAACATAATGAACAAATTGATGCGGAATGTAGGGGAAGGCTCTGCTGCTACAGCCCAAAACCCATCCGCCACCAGAACCACTAGTGGGAAGCGGCTGTCTATCAGTTTGTCTGATGACGCTGCTAAACTTCTAGAATTCCTTGCCCAAACCCAAGGCATTACTCAGAATGAGGCCCTTCGTAAAGCAATTGCAACAGAGGCATATCTTCTAGAAGAAAGAATGCAGGGGACTAAAGTTTTGCTTCAGAAGCCTGATAAGGAGATTCGTGAAGTAGTCTTTAGATAAAGCAAGATGAGGTGGCTCCTATAAAATATTGGAGTTTTTAATGCCTCAAGAAATTAATGGCTTGGCTGAAGCCGCGCCTTCTGTTACCCATTGTGACAATCGGACTAGTTCAGTCGAAGCTCAGTTCGAGCCTGATATAGCCCTTCATGGAGAGTTGAACATTACTGACTATGTTCAGGATGCACCACTCACTCGAAAATCTGTTAAAGACGTTTCTGATTGGACAGAAAGGCATCGGGAAACGACAAGAACCAAACTAGTCATGTGGTTGGTGAAGTTGCTTGGTTGTTCTCTTCTGGGAACTTTTGTCATGATAGGAGTAGTTGCATTCAGTCCAAAAGCTGACAAGGAACTGATTAAAGATTTAATTCCTCAACTTGTTACAACTCAAGTTACTTTACTTGGGGTGGCCTTTGGTTTCTACTTTGGCAATAAAGAGGAGTAACCTTCTACAACAGATAATTTGATTAACTGTTGAATATTTGTGAAGATGAGGGCTAGGTATTTGATTTACCTAATCCTTGTCTAAGCGTAAACTAAACAGTTTAGTTTCTATCATTATGAGCAGATATAGTTGAAGCGAGGGGAGCGGAGTGTTATATAAGGCTTACATGATAAGCATTTCAGGATTTTATGATATCTTGAGCGAGCAATCATGTATGCAGCGATGTAGGCGATCACTTCAAGCGTGTTTGAAGTTCCGACTCCACACAAAGGCGGAACTTTCTTCTAGCATTGGGACTAAATAAGCTTCTGTTGACTGAGTATTCTGTTTTGAAATTGGTCAAAGTGCCAACTCGAATTGTAAATTCGGTACTTTTTTAAGTGTTCGTACTAGTACAATTTTCCTCGTTTTTAAACTATACGGTTTAGTTTGCCCCTGGTCGCAGCTACCTTCACACTACCCCTAGTAGTTCACCAACCCAAAATTGCTATGTGGAGGTGGGCAGGGGAGCAGGGGAGCAAGGGAGCAGAGGAGAAACTTGTAGTAAGTCTTTCCCCTCTGCCCCTCTGCCCCTCCGCTCCTCTGCTGACCACAACGCAAAGTTGGCTTGGCAGACTACTAGTTAGACACAAGAATACACCACTGCTAGTTCTATACCTAGCAATCCCAAAATCAGATCTTCTCTAACCAGTCCCTGAAAATTTTGCAAATGCCAAAGCGTAAAACCCAAGAAGAATTTATCCAACAAGCTCAAGCCAAGCACAATGGCTTTTATGAGTACACTAAAGCAAGCTATGTAGGCTCAAGCACCAAGGTAATTGTAATTTGCCCTACACATGGCGAATTTAACATCACTCCTAGCCATCATCTTCTAGGTGTAGGCTGCCGCAAATGTTATGGCGATCGCCAGCGTAACAGTCAAGACGATATCATCGCCAAATTCCACCAAGTTCATGGAAATTATTACGGCTATGACAAGGTTGTTTATCGAAGAATAAATATTAAGGTTACAATTACCTGTCCTGTTCATGGCGATTTTGAGCAAGAGCCGGTTGCACACATTAATGGCTCAGGTTGCGTTAAATGCGCCAATGAAAAGCAATCTTTAACAACAGAGGAATTCATCAATAAAGCCCGCGCCAAGCACGGTGAGAAATACGATTACAGTCAAGTAAATTACGTTAACACAGACACCAAGATAACTATCATCTGCTATCAACATGGTGATTTTGAACAACGCCCCTACAATCACTTAAAGGGAACCGAATGTCCTGAGTGTGCTAAAGAATATATAACTGAAGCTAAGTTTGGCTTTGAGTATAAAGGGGTTTCGTATCGTAGTATCAAACACGCTTGCCAAGAATTAGGCAAAGATTATTGGGTAGTAGTTAAACGCTTAGACGCTGGTTGGAGTTTAGAACAGGCGTTTGATGATGCACCAAACGACCCCCGACACCCCTTTGAAGTGAATGGTGTTATTTATAACGGATTAGAAGATGCTGTTCGACAATTGAATGCACCTGTTAGTGCCACAACTGTCAAAAGGCGTTTAGAGCAAGGCATGAAACCAGAGGATGCGCTGTTTACTCCTCCTAAACTGGGTTATGACAATGGTGCTGTTTACCTAGCAACTAATCTCATAAACGGTAAACAGTATGTAGGACTGACCACAACATCATTAGAAGAGCGCTGGGAGAGACATTTAGATCAGGTTTCTCGAAAAAACGCCTCACTAATTCACAAAGCGATCGCCAAATTTGGGGAAGAGAATTTCACAATTGAAATTATTGATTCTGCTAACAGTCCTGAAGACTTGAGAGCGAAAGAGCGCAAATGGATTAAGGAGCTAAACACCTTAACCCCTAATGGTTACAACGTCACTAAAGGCGGAGAGATTGGCGGTTTTCCGGGTAAACCTACCAGGCTCCCTGGAGACCCTACTGTTTACCCATCTGTCCAAGCAGCAGCAGAGGCATTAGCAAAGCGGGAAGGCATTAAGTTAGAAGCTGCCGAGAAGCGAATTTACACAGGTCGAATTGATGTCAAAAAACCACACGGAATGTCAAAAACAAGAATATACAAACATTGGGATCGGTTGATTTACCAAACAGCCAATCCAAATTCTAAGCATTACAAAGGCTTTAATGTGTGCGAACGGTGGAAAGATTTTACGAGCTTTTACGAAGACATGGGAGCAACTTATAAAGAAGGTTTGCGCCTCAAGCTAATTGATCCTAGCTCCCCTTACTCTACCGAGAACTGCTTGTGGGGGGAATAGGTCAGCAAGCACAGCAAACAAGCGATCACCATTTGCATCTGTGAGTACGAAGCACTGTGTCATTGCCCTACCACCCTTTGAGCCAAAGACGGGGTTGTTTACATTTCCCCCAGCATTTATCTGTATTGTATACTCGGGTGTTGACGACGTAAACAGGAGGAAGAGTATCAAATTCATCCTTACTCAAACCTATTGGGCAGATTTTAGATTTACGCCAAGTAACTAATTTGTCACAATCGCCAACAATCTTACCTTTTCGCATGTTTGCCTTTGTAGCTGGTGCGTTGATGATGAGGTGGTCGGAGATTGGGATGATGTACAGGAAACATTTGGCTTCTCAAGTATTACAAATCAGCCACCTAAA
The window above is part of the Tolypothrix sp. PCC 7712 genome. Proteins encoded here:
- a CDS encoding plasmid replication protein, CyRepA1 family, whose amino-acid sequence is MKNSNCGLQQIEVTERFEIISRPSHIEATHWNEWLASAVDPGIIELNVISVSGTAAYDYLFYGQNVPRRNDGRLRDGVLKKYRHIEGLSWWCSGIDPLNDESPMQWGCMKPDRPRRDPNKVHKVIKYEHPLRVPTRAFFLAVPDEIWEVVAARYEKPISDEDKTNGFWHWIWKYNIPVVICEGAKKAGALLTLGYAAIALPGVNGGYRSPKDELGQPTGEKHLIPDLQHFATLGRKFTICFDHDTKPETIQRVNIAIAQTTKLLTACGCQVLITEWNYPEKGIDDLIIARGSDVAHEVISLALTLEQWQVKSYNRLSYEPALTLNQRYLGELAIPDEAKLILLKSPKGTGKTESLIAIVAEAISCGQPVLLLSHRVQLAQALADRLGIPYISEVRNSETGILLGFALCVDSLHPYGQARFNALHWKNPLVIIDESEQVIWHLLSATTEVKKHRVEVLNQLRQLFKNTLAPGRGRIILADADLSDLSAEMIMGLAETKVSPWVVVNTWKGQPVNIYHYRQTTPICWLAALEAHIKTGGKPFIAVDAQKAKSKWGTKVLEAKLKKKFPDRKILRIDSESIADPEHEAYGCIERLNAVLMEYDIVLASPSIGTGVSIDIRGHFTSVWGCFQGVAPENATRQALARVREQVERHLWVGRHGIGKVGNGGTNLKSLLASEHQCFKAHLRLLQDASLVIDDEININRTALAIFGKMSCRINAGMIHYRESVLSALTEEGHNIIDVDDNTRRIILEKLITKQRNDLYNAECEDVCAADTSQLTPAKYEALQQQRSKTTTERNIERKYKLEQRYGVEVTPELVKKDDTGYYPQLRLCYYLTLGREYVAERDRKLGEKMLQAKSAWLPDFNGGQKSLVIHALEMFNIPNFIKGDRSFRGTDEDLVEMANNALGVKWQVKTVLDITLNDNDSPIVILRRFLKKIGLKLKYKGRDGTGDRQRIYHVVGADDGREQIFQYWLAKEKEKAAA
- a CDS encoding helix-turn-helix domain-containing protein; its protein translation is MNASTRDIAKKAGISEAVIYQRFGTKEDLFFAAMK
- a CDS encoding plasmid mobilization protein, whose amino-acid sequence is MRPKLSKNLLRNKTLEARVNAIEHEMIKQKAQDAGLSIAEFTRRSVLLKPLPRRLSKITLFTYRELVRIGNNINQLTRATNAALKMGVRPPANPSQLEELRNLLQQIGRELSSIETEVTDDDDIDDEDNEEWE
- a CDS encoding relaxase/mobilization nuclease domain-containing protein, whose product is MIGNQTKGKSFRGLLEYLENREDSSLIGGNMFGRNARELSREFRLSRQLNPEALKVVHHVSLSLSPGEQLDNDTWCEIAEKYMEAMGYISNQYAIYRHSDRDHDHIHICASRISLDDGKITSDSWEYVRSEKIIRQLEREYGLQPTISSKEKLNRAPSIGQQRRLEREQLEYEQGERNTPPQQPIKTQLIELIDRATIDKPTMPQLVERLQLKGVEVRHGVTRNGKSKGISYSWNEQKFSGTSLGPAYTFPGLQKHKSIDYQPQRDDERIEYLLNNRVGRAVDNLELINAIADFIEQSAAESTLVETLPQLIEQLSVYEQQLEQGRTTLDDLRPAIAQKEQQLSSQTTVDAIAQNKAQPLTTDKPKPKENSLAELYKYYSTELPNLLLTDRDKEIANRALLDNRPVKEVEEIILASPARWTTEEAKALVLIANNQLASNKEQIQTKAGVAGGEVQHLEKELSLNYSLSSPASSASPAPPALPFTPPSEDEKLWPALKNYLTQQRGISSNLVETLHRKGLGYIDQQRKVVFIKRDLNGEKSGALVWDTPKQDDRCSQNSENTQSRQSWFHINLGRETDDKIERVFLCDSPIDALTLAHMDMNAHKGLPPVKTMYLVVDDPDNLPLEFLKNISRIGLAFSKDDQGKETAKTVLKLLPQSKQLPPNNHSWNEDLLEILHIEQEKRRQQQRGLSR
- a CDS encoding ribbon-helix-helix protein, CopG family, with translation MNKLMRNVGEGSAATAQNPSATRTTSGKRLSISLSDDAAKLLEFLAQTQGITQNEALRKAIATEAYLLEERMQGTKVLLQKPDKEIREVVFR
- a CDS encoding GIY-YIG nuclease family protein, which produces MPKRKTQEEFIQQAQAKHNGFYEYTKASYVGSSTKVIVICPTHGEFNITPSHHLLGVGCRKCYGDRQRNSQDDIIAKFHQVHGNYYGYDKVVYRRINIKVTITCPVHGDFEQEPVAHINGSGCVKCANEKQSLTTEEFINKARAKHGEKYDYSQVNYVNTDTKITIICYQHGDFEQRPYNHLKGTECPECAKEYITEAKFGFEYKGVSYRSIKHACQELGKDYWVVVKRLDAGWSLEQAFDDAPNDPRHPFEVNGVIYNGLEDAVRQLNAPVSATTVKRRLEQGMKPEDALFTPPKLGYDNGAVYLATNLINGKQYVGLTTTSLEERWERHLDQVSRKNASLIHKAIAKFGEENFTIEIIDSANSPEDLRAKERKWIKELNTLTPNGYNVTKGGEIGGFPGKPTRLPGDPTVYPSVQAAAEALAKREGIKLEAAEKRIYTGRIDVKKPHGMSKTRIYKHWDRLIYQTANPNSKHYKGFNVCERWKDFTSFYEDMGATYKEGLRLKLIDPSSPYSTENCLWGE